The Caloranaerobacter sp. TR13 genome segment AGAACGAGTATTTCATCAGTGTTAATACTAATAATATAAATACAATCAATGCGCCATATTTGCCTAATACACCATTACCAAATGCAATTACATCTCCAAGTTTTTTAGCACCTACTGGTATTACAGCAAATACAGCTAATAAAATACCTAATAAACCTTCTCCTGCAATTAATCCTGATGAATATAGTACACCGCTCTCAACCTTTTCTTTAATAACTGCTTCTGCTTCTTTTCTCTTTTCTAATATTCCTCTTAATAAACCACCAACCATAATTGGTGTACTTAAGTGAATAGGTAAGTATAAACCAACTGCAACTGGTAATACTGGAATACCCATTAATTCTATAACTATACCAATACCTACACCTGTAAATACAAGTGCCCAAGGTAAGTTACCTTGCATAACACCTTCAATAACTAATCTCATCAATGTAGCTTGTGGAGCTGGTAATTCAGCTGAACCGAATCCCCAAGCATTATTTAATAATAACAATACAAAACCTATTACTAAACCTGAAGCGATAACACCAATAAGCTCACCATACTGTTGCTTCTTAGGAGTTGCACCTACTAAGAAACCAGTTTTTAAGTCCTGAGATGTGTCACCTGCTATTGCTGCAACTATACAAATTACAGCACCAACAGAAAGTGCACCTATCATTCCTGCAGGCCCATCAAAACCTGTAGCTTTAAATATGATAGATGTAATTAATAATGTAGCAATTGTCATACCTGATACTGGGTTTGATGAACTACCAACCAAACCTACTAACCTTGATGAAACTGTAGCGAAGAAGAAACCAAATATTGCTATTAGTATAGCCCCTGTAATACCTACTGGTACAATTGGTGTGAACATCATAATAAGTACTAATACAACTACTCCTGCAACAACTAATGTCATAGACATATCTTGATCAGTTCTTAAGCTACCTTCATTTTCAAAACCTGCTTTGAATCCACCAAGAGCTTCTTTAAATGTACGAACTATAAGTGGTAAAGATTTAATCAAGCTAATAATACCACCAAATGCAACGGCTCCTGCACCTACGTAGCGGATATAGAAGTTCCAGATTCCCCAATATCCTAATTCTTTAATTGGTACAGGTGCTGGATATATAGGAGTTGTTATAAATTGACCAAGATGTGAAATCAAAGGTATTATAGCTAACCAACCTAGAACAGCACCACCTAGCATATAAGCTGAAATTCTAGGTCCTATAATGAAACCAACACCCAACAATGCAGGTAGTACGTCTGCACCTATTGCTGCGCCTTTATATCCTGTTATTTCCCATTCAATTTCACTTGGGAACAACTTAATTCCGTCAGCTAAAAACTTGTAAAGAGCACCAACTCCTAATCCCATAAATACAGTTTTTGCTTTAGATCCTCCAACTTCCCCTGCTACAAGAACCTCAGCACAAGCAGTTCCTTCAGGATATGGAAGTTTGCCATGTTCATTAACAATAAGTGCTTTTCTTAAAGGAACCATTAATAACACACCTAGTATACCACCTATAAGTGATATAACTATTATTCTAAATAAGCTTGGAGCATCCATTCCTAATTCTTGAGACCAGATAAAAAGTGCTGGTAATGTAAATATAGCACCTGCTGCAAGTGATTCACCGGCTGAACCTATAGTTTGAACCATGTTGTTTTCAAGTATTGATTCTTTTTTCATTATACCTCTTATGATACCCATTGAAATAACTGCTGCTGGTATTGATGCACTAATAGTCATACCTACTCTTAATCCTAAATAAGCATTTGCTGCACCAAATACAATAGCCATAATAATACCTATAATAATTGCTGTAGCTGTAAATTCAGGCATCACTTTGTTTGCAGGTATAAATGGAACATACTGTTCGCCTGCTTTTGGATTAT includes the following:
- a CDS encoding OPT family oligopeptide transporter; translation: MSEVKRGLSDAAYNPKAGEQYVPFIPANKVMPEFTATAIIIGIIMAIVFGAANAYLGLRVGMTISASIPAAVISMGIIRGIMKKESILENNMVQTIGSAGESLAAGAIFTLPALFIWSQELGMDAPSLFRIIVISLIGGILGVLLMVPLRKALIVNEHGKLPYPEGTACAEVLVAGEVGGSKAKTVFMGLGVGALYKFLADGIKLFPSEIEWEITGYKGAAIGADVLPALLGVGFIIGPRISAYMLGGAVLGWLAIIPLISHLGQFITTPIYPAPVPIKELGYWGIWNFYIRYVGAGAVAFGGIISLIKSLPLIVRTFKEALGGFKAGFENEGSLRTDQDMSMTLVVAGVVVLVLIMMFTPIVPVGITGAILIAIFGFFFATVSSRLVGLVGSSSNPVSGMTIATLLITSIIFKATGFDGPAGMIGALSVGAVICIVAAIAGDTSQDLKTGFLVGATPKKQQYGELIGVIASGLVIGFVLLLLNNAWGFGSAELPAPQATLMRLVIEGVMQGNLPWALVFTGVGIGIVIELMGIPVLPVAVGLYLPIHLSTPIMVGGLLRGILEKRKEAEAVIKEKVESGVLYSSGLIAGEGLLGILLAVFAVIPVGAKKLGDVIAFGNGVLGKYGALIVFILLVLTLMKYSFWKKVEE